The bacterium sequence GATCGGCTCTACGCACCCGGCCTGTACCAGAGCATCCCGGTGGTCGGTGCAGACCTGACCGCTGAAGTGATGTACGACGGCAGGGGCTGGGCCGTGGCCATCATCGACACGGGCGTGGACTCGGGCCATACCACGTTCGGCGGCCGTGTCGTCGAAGAAGCCTGCTTCTCGATTCTGGGAGACTGCCCCGGCGGTGTGACGCAGCTGGTCGGAACCGGTTCCGCCCCCAACTGCGCGTACTCGGTGGATTGCTTCCACGGCACCCACGTAGCGGGCATCGCCGCTGGCGCCCATGCCACCTACACCGGAGTTGCCCCGGGCGCCGATATCGTCGCGATCCGCGTATTCTCGGAGTTCACCGGGAGTGCGAATTGCGGTAGCGCTCCCGATCCGTGCCCCCTGGCCTTCTCCTCTGACATCCTCGCGGGCCTGAACTTTGCTCGGGTCGCTGCGACTTCCCCGATCGCGGCGGTGAACATGAGCCTGGGCGGAGGGAAATACACGACCCAGGGCGACTGCAACGCAAGCGACCCACTCATGGCCTCCGAGGTCGCGGCCGTTCGTGCCGCAGGGATCGCACCGGTCGCGTCTTCCGGCAACGAAAGCTTCACCAACGCCATGGGTTCACCGGCCTGCTTCACCAATATGATCAGCGTCGGCAACACCACCGATAGTGATGTCGTCAACGCCTCTTCCAACAGCGCGTCCTTCCTGACGCTCCTTGCGCCCGGAACCTTGATCAAATCATCGGTGCCGCCGAGCCTCTTCGGCGGCACCCTATGGTTGAACGCGACCGGAACCTCCATGGCGGCCCCTTTCGTCGCGGGCGCATTTGCCGCCATGCGCTCAGCAACTCCGAGCCTGACCGTGGATGCCGGAGTTCAGGCTCTGATCGATACGGGAGCTCCTGTCACCGACTCACGCAACGGCATCACGAAACCGCGAATCGACGTCGAGTTGACCATCAAATC is a genomic window containing:
- a CDS encoding S8 family serine peptidase; translation: MMLASILPQHRLRLLGLALSALLAGSAASAQPSSIPAEVHTRVLSEGSTRVIVEFADPAFAATASRRARMAVDRRRIADTSARIEARLPAQAKQRMRRFDELPLLAIEADSATLTALAASPDVVAVYPDRLYAPGLYQSIPVVGADLTAEVMYDGRGWAVAIIDTGVDSGHTTFGGRVVEEACFSILGDCPGGVTQLVGTGSAPNCAYSVDCFHGTHVAGIAAGAHATYTGVAPGADIVAIRVFSEFTGSANCGSAPDPCPLAFSSDILAGLNFARVAATSPIAAVNMSLGGGKYTTQGDCNASDPLMASEVAAVRAAGIAPVASSGNESFTNAMGSPACFTNMISVGNTTDSDVVNASSNSASFLTLLAPGTLIKSSVPPSLFGGTLWLNATGTSMAAPFVAGAFAAMRSATPSLTVDAGVQALIDTGAPVTDSRNGITKPRIDVELTIKSLAPGECFNGLDDDVDGFADYPSDPGCLTGFWPEDPACQDGIDNDGDGRIDFTGASPDPGCASDFDTSETNPGSSCGVGFELVLVLPLILAARRRRASAPA